GCTCGGTGAACAGACTCGGACGGAGAGTGGTCGCGAGCGCCAGAGCCAGCGGCGGCACCATGCCGGCGGCCATCACGGCCGCCATGAACTGCCACTGGCCCGCGCCGGCGTCGGCCGCGGCGAGTCCGGCCACGCCCACCGCGTATGCGGCCTTGTTGACCGGTCCACCGAGGTCGAAGCACATCATCAAGCCGATGACGATGCCGAGGATCACCTTGGAGCTGCCCGACATCGAGTTGAGGGCGTCCTCGAGTGACGTGTTCACCCACGACAGGGGGCCTGCGAGCAGCATGTACATGACGGCGCCGGTGACCAGGGTGCCTAGCAGCGGGATGATCACCACCGGCTGCAGGCCGCGCGCCCACTGGGGAAGCGGCAGCTTGGAGAGCCACAGCGCGACGACACCCGCGATCAGACCACCGACGACTCCGCCGATGAATCCGGAGCCGACCGTGACGGCGATGACACCGGCGGTGAAACCGGGTGCGAGGCCGGGCCGATCGGCGATCGCATAGGAGATGTAGCCGGCGAGAACCGCGACCATCAGACCCATCGCTGCGCCGCCCACAGCGAAGCTGACGCCGCCGATGTACTCGGCGAGCCCACCCGGTGGGAGATCCCAGAGGGTGTTGTTGAGCGCGACGTACGCTCCGTTCGACAAACCGGAGTCGCCGTGGGAGTTGCCGATCTCGTATCCGGCGATCAGGAACCCAAGGGCGATGAGCAGACCGCCCGCCGCGACGAACGGGATCATGTAGCTGACGCCGGTCAGGAGAGCCTGCTTGAGTCGACCTCCGACACCGATGCCGCCGTCGTTCGTCTCACCCGTGTCGTCGGCACCGTCTCCGGCAGCGACTCGACGTGCGTGCGGGTCGGTGGATGCCGCGACCGCTTCGCCGATCATGGTGTCGGGTTCGTTGATCGCGCGTTTGACTCCCGACTCGATCACCGGTTTGCCGGCGAACCGCTCGCGGCCCTTGACTCCGACGTCGGTCGCGAAGATCACTGCGTCCGCAGCGGACAATTGCGCCGCGGTGAACGGTGTTGTCCCGCTGGACCCCTGCGTCTCGACGGCGAAGTCGACGTCGGCCCGTTCGGCGGCGAGCTTGAGGGCGTCGGCGGCCATGTAGGTGTGGGCGATGCCGGTGGGACAGGCTGTGATCGCGAGGATCGACGTCTTGCCGGTCGGCGCGGGCGCAGGTTCCGGAGTCGGTGTCGGTGCCACGGGTTTGGGGGTGACGGCGTCGGTGACGAGCGAGACGATCGTGGCGTCGTCGGGCGCGTCCCGCAGACTCTGGACGAACTCCGGGCGGACCAGAGCCCGTGCGAGGGCGCTGAGCACCTTCATGTGCTCGCTGCCGGCCCCGGCGGGTGCGGCGATCAGGAAGACGATGTCCGCCGGTCCGTCCTTGGCGCCGAAGTCGACGGGGCGGGACAGTCGGGCCATCGCAAGAGTCGCCGAGGTGACCGATTCCGCGCGAGCGTGGGGGATCGCGATGCCGCCGGGCAAGCCGGTCGGCGAGCTCGCCTCTCGGGCGAGTGCACCTGCGATCAGATCGGACGGGTCGGCGGAGCGGCCCGATTCACCGACGAGCGCCGCGAGAGTGCGGACGACGGCCTCGGTGTCGGCGCCTGCGTCGGCGTCGAGCAGCACCAGTGATGGAGCGATGATGGGATCAGACATTGTCTTCTACCTTGCTGTGGGACGGGGGAGGGGATCTTAGAGACGGGTGACGGTGATGCCTGCGTGGTCGAGCTGGCCGGGTGTCGGCGGTGTGGTTCCCGGCAGTGACGCGGCTGCAGAGCCGTATGCGACTGCCCGGGCCAGCCGGTCGGCAGGGCCGGCACCGGCGTGTTCGGCGATCAGATAGCCGGCGAGGGAGGCGTCGCCTGCTCCGACGGTGCTCCGAACCCGCACCTGGGGCGCCGACGCGAACCAGGCTTCGCCTCCGACCGCGAGGACGGCCCCGGCCCCGCCGAGAGTGGTGAGGACCGCTCCGCCGGTGGACCCGGCGAGGGAGATCGATGCGAGTGCCGCGGCCGAGGGGTCGCCATCGGCTGCGGCGGACTCGAGTGCGCCGGGATCGGCGCCGGTCAGTTCCGCAAGCTCCTCGGAGTTCGGCTTCATCAGATCCGGGCCCGCGGCCGCCACATGATGCAGAGGTGCGCCCGAGGTGTCGACCGCGATGTGCACCCCGACGCCGCGAAGTGCGCCGATGACGTCGGCGTACCAGGTTGCGGGCAGACCAGGGGGAAGAGAGCCGCACAGTGCCAGCCAGTCCGCGTGGGAGGCGCGCTCGACGATCGCCGTCATCAGGGACCGCGCCTCTGCATTGTCGAGATCCGCACCGGGTGCGTTGATCTTAGTGGTGACACCGTAGGGGTCGGCGATCGTCAGGTTCACCCGTACGTCCCCGGCCACGTCGATAGCGCTGTGCGGCAGGCCTGCTCGTTCGAGGTGATGGACGAACGCGTCGCCCGCATGCGCGGGCACCACCGCCATCGTCGGCAGGCCTGCGGCATCGACGACTCGGGCCACGTTCACGCCCTTCCCTCCGGGCTGGTCCACGACGCCGACCGGTCGGTGGACGCCGCCGGGTATCAGAGGCCCGTCCAGCTGGACCGTGCGATCGATGCTCGGATTGGCTGTGACTGTCAGAATCATGCGACGACCACCTCGATGTCGTGTTCGGTCAGTTCGGTGACGAGCGCCGGGTCGATCCCGGCGTCGGTTATGAGGACGTCGATGTTCTCCAGGCCGGAGAAGCCGACGAGTTCCTGGCGGTTCATCTTCGTCGAGTCGGCCAACACGACGACGCGGTCGCAGCAGGCGATCATCGCTCGTTTGGTCGCGGCTTCGTCGGAGTCCGGAGTGGACAGGCCGTGATCCGCGGTGAGCCCGTTCGTGCCGATGAACCCGACACTCACATGCAGTCGTGCGAACGCCTCGACGGCGTCGGCTCCGACGGCGGCCTGTGTCTTCGGTCGGAGCCTGCCCCCGATCAGCAGGACCGTCGACCGTGACAGACCGGTGAGCGACGATGCGATCGGAACGCTGTTGGTGACCAGTTGCAGGCGCGCGTCGCCGCTCACCGCGGTCGCGGCCTGGTACGTGGTGCTACCGGCGTCGAAGAGGACCGAGCCTCCGGTGGCAGGCAGGAAGCGTTGCGCCGCGACGCCGATCGCCGCCTTCTCGGACTGCCGCGCGGCCTCTCGCGACGGGAGGTCCGGTTCGTCGACGACGGCGGCGACGTCGAGCCGCACCGCTCCGCCGTGCACTCGCATCAGGCTGCCGGAACGCTGCAGTACTGCGAGGTCGCGACGGACGGTTTCGCCGGTGACCGCGAATCGTTCCGCCAACTCGGCGACGGACACGCGGCCGCGTTGGCGGACCTCGTTCGCGATCGCTTGTTGGCGTTCTTCGGCGTACATGTGACTACTCCTGGTCAGCTACGTGCTGGCGTGTTGATTCATCTGTATTTACTTGGATTACATCTTTGTTTACTCCCGTACTGTCGGGGGCGTCAAGGACTTCTTGTAATCTCTCTCACATGACCAAGATCGATGCCGCGCCCGTGCAGTCCGCAGACAATCCGTTCGCCGCCAGCTCAGTCGTGACCGGAACTCCGGTGGTCGGAGGGCTCGCGTACGGCCCGATCATCCGCGTCGGCGAGCGGCCCACGTACGACGCAGCAGCCGCGCCCGTCGCCGAGGGGGAGCGTGAGTCCGAGACCACCCGTTTCGTCGACGCCGCGACTGTCGTGGCTGCACGGCTCTCCGACCGGGCATCACACAGCACCGGCGTCTCTGCTGAAGTCCTCACTGCGACAGCGGGTCTCGCGCGCGATCGAGGATGGATCGGTGCGGCGTCCAAGCTGATCGCCGCAGGCAGACCGGCGCCGGCCGCCGCAGCGGCGGCCACCGAACAGTTCGTCGAGATGTTCACCAAACTCGGTGGTCTGATGGCCGAGCGGGTGACCGACCTGCGCGATGTCCGTGACCGCGTGATCGCCGAACTCCTCGGCCTTCCGGAGCCGGGCATCCCGACACCCGAGGTGCCGTCCATCTTGTGCGCCGACGATCTCGCGCCGGCGGACACCGCAGGGCTCGATCCTGCGTTGGTCGTGGGGTTGGCGATGCGGCTCGGCGGACCGAGCAGTCACACGGCCATCATCGCGCGTCAGCTCGGCATCCCGTGCATCGTCGCGGCGGCCGATCTCGACGACATCCCCACCGGAGCACACGGGTACGTCGACGGCGCAACGGGCACGATCGGCATCAATCCCGACGACGCGTTGATCTCAGCCGCGATCGCGGCGGCGCGGGAGCAGTCGGAGAAGGTCGCCGCCTGGCGGGGTCCCGGTGCCACGGCCGACGGTGAGCCGGTGCTCATTCTCGCGAATGTGGCCGACGGAGTGTCGGCGCGAGCCGCGGCCGAGGCGCCAGTCCAGGGAGTCGGCCTGTTTCGCACGGAGCTCGCATTTCTGGACCGCGCGACCGAGCCGACGCTCGAAGAGCAGACCGCGCTGTATCGCGAGGTCATCGACGCATTCGATGGACAGAAAGTGGTCATTCGAACTCTCGACGCCGGCTCGGACAAGCCGCTGAAGTTCGTCGCCAGCGCCGACGAGCCGAATCCGGCGATGGGCGTCCGAGGCAATCGGATCGTCTCCACGTACCCGGAGATCCGGAACGGCCAGCTCGATGCGCTCGCAGCCGCGGCGCAAGGGGCGGGAGCTGTTCCGTGGGTGATGGCGCCGATGATCGCAACCGTCGACGAGGCTCGCGAATTCGCCGGTCAGGTCCGTGATCGGGGCATGGTCCCCGGCGTCATGATCGAAGTGCCCTCCGCGGCGATACTGGCCGACAAGATCTTGGCCGAAGTCGACTTCGTGTCGGTCGGGACCAATGACCTGACCCAGTACACGATGGCGGCCGATCGCATGTCGCCGGAGCTCGCATCGCTCACCGATCCGTGGCAGCCCGCTGTCCTCGCGCTCATCGCGATGATCGGTGAGGCGGGAGAGAAGCAGGCCAAGTCCGTCGGTGTCTGCGGTGAGGCCGCGGCAGATCCGTTGTTGGCCTGCGTCCTGGTCGGGCTCGGTGTGCGATCCCTGTCATCGGCCCCCGCGGCGTCGGCCGCCGTTGGACTCAAGCTGGGCGGCGTGACCCTGCAGCAGTGCCGTGAGGCCGCGGCCGCAGCGCTCGCGGCGACCAGCGCGTCGGGCGCGCGTGACGCTGCACGCGCGGTGGTCGGCGCCTGACGAGGGGCGCCGACCACAAGCGGTGATGCGTCAGATGCGACGCATCACCGTGACGACCTTGCCGAGGATCGCGGCGTCGTCGCCGGGGATCGGCTCGAAGTGCTCGTTGTGAGGGAGCAGCCACACGTGGCCGTCCTTGCGCTTGAAGGTCTTCACCGTGGCCTCGCCGTCGATCATGGCGGCGACGATGTCGCCGTTCTCTGCGACGTTCTGCTGACGGACGACGACCCAGTCGCCGTCGCAGATGGCGGCGTCGATCATCGACTCGCCGACCACCCGGAGCATGAACAGTGAGCCGTCGCCGACGAGTTCCTTCGGCATCGGGAACACTTCTTCGACTGCTTGCTCGGCGAGGATCGGACCGCCCGCGGCGATGCGGCCGAGCACTGGCACGAACGTCGGTGTCGGCAGCGACTCCGAGGACTCGTCGGCAGGGGGAGTGCGGTTGTCGTCGCGGACGTTCACCGCACGCGGACGATGAGGATCGCGCTTGAGCAGGCCGCGGCGTTCCAGTGTGCGCAACTGGTGTGCCACCGACGATGTCGACGTGAGGCCGACGGCTTCGCCGATCTCGCGGATGCTCGGCGGGTAGCCGCGTTCCCGGACCGACTTCCGGATCACCTCGAGCACTTCACGCTGACGCTGAGTCAGCGACGCCTCCAGGGTGGAGGTCGAGAGCAGGGGATCTGGATTGTCCGCCATCATCGGTCCTTTCCATTCGAACATCGCGTGTGAACTGACCTCGACGTTAGTCGACTGGATCACAGATTTCAAACAATTGTTCGACGTGTTGCTGACTTTGTCAGACCCATGGTGTTAACTATCGAACAAAGGTTCTTCGAACAGTTGATCGAACAGGAGGCTCCGATGAGTCAGGCACTGATCACCCGCCCCGCAGCCGGTATCGCTCGCGGACCCCAGAATGCGCGTGTTGCAGCGATGACCTGCGATATCCCGCTCGTCGAGGCGCGTCGGATCGATCACACGACTCCGCGTGTGGATGGAGACGTGTGCCGTCCGACGGGACGAGGGCGACGGCGATCGGCGGGTGTCGATTCGCTCAAGCACGAGCCGGAGGCTCAGTGGGAGGCGCGTGATCGTGGCGTCGTCCGGTCCGGTCGAGCCTCCCGTTCGGCCGGGGCCGCAGCGATGACGAACCGTTCGAACATCGAGGCCGTGTTCCGTCGTCGTCGGGTGGTCGGTGCGGTGCTTCTCGGTGCGGTCTTGGCCGGCGCGGTGTGGATCCTTGCGATCATCGGTGGTTCGTATCAGGATGCCGCGACGTCGGATGTTCCGGCGGCGACTCAAGTGATTCACGTCAGGTCGGGTGAGTCGTTGACTGACGTCGCACGCCGGATAGCGCCGGAGCTGCCCGCTGCGGGCGTCGTTGCACAGTTGCGTGCGATGAACGGGCTGGAGACTTCAGGTCTCCGCGTGAGTCAGTCGCTGGTGGCTCCCGCGTACTGACCTGAGTGCGACGGACGTTATCATCGGGGGATGCGCTGCCCGTTCTGCAAGAACGACGACACACGAGTGGTGGACTCCCGCGTTGCCGATGACGGCTTGGCGATCCGCCGCCGTCGGTCATGCGCGGAATGCGGTCGACGCTTCAGCACAGTCGAGGCGGCAGTGCTGTCCGTTGTGAAGCGGAACGGTATCACCGAGCCTTTCAGTCGCGAGAAGGTCATGAAGGGCGTCCGCCGGGCGTGTCAGGGCCGCAGTGTCGACGAAGACGCACTCGCCAAACTCGCCTCGCAGGTGGAGGACACTGTGCGCGGCCTCGGTTCGGCCGAGATCCCCAGTAATGAGGTCGGACTCGCGATCCTGCGTCCGCTCCGTGACCTCGACGAGGTCGCCTACCTGCGGTTCGCCTCGGTCTACAAGTCGTTCGAATCGGCCGACGACTTCCAGAAGGAGATCAACGAGCTCCGCGAGCGCGTCTGACTCCCTCAGAACTGAGTGATTGCCTTGAGCACCCGTTTCTCGGATATCGGGCCCGCAGTGCCGAGCTGCTGTGCGAACAGGCTCACTCGCAGTTCCTCCAACTGCCACTGGACGAGATCGTTCAGGGCATCTTGTCGAGCCTCCGGTACCTGCGCCAGCCGCTGATTCCATGCAGCGATCACGCGGTCGACGACGACCATGCCCTGATTGTCGCGCGCGGCCGAGCCGGGGAGTGATTCCAGGCGGAGCCGTGCAGCCGTCAGGTAACGCGGCAGTGATCGAAGCGCCGACCCTGGAGTGACGGCGATGAATCCGTCGAACACGAGATTGGCTGCCTGATCGGCGACGTCGTCCGCTGCGAGCGAGCCCGTGCGCGAATCGATGGTGCGCCGGAGCTCGGAGTACTCCGCGAGCGTCGCGACTGCGAGGTCGAAGTACTCGGGTGCCAACGAGCGCACCGTCGGTGCGATCCGACCGGACATGGCCGCGAAGTCGGAGGGGCTGCGGAGGTCGCCGAGTGTGGTCTCGCGTGCGAGGACATCTGCCACTGCCCGCCGTGTGCAGTCCGCGAGCAGTGCGTCGACGTCTTGGTACGGGCTCTGACTGAGCGCGAGTCTGCGTGCAGGAGGCAACGACGAAGCGAGTTTCCGGCTCGGCGGGGCGATCGCCAGCGTCAGCAGTTCACGGACGCCTGCGGTGATACCAGCGTCACGTGCCACCGGGCTCGGGACGGTGGTGACCCGGACGCCGCGGCCGGGGATCACATGGAGTGTCGGGTACCGCGTCACCTGCTGACCTGCGAGCGTCTGCACTCGACTGTCGTCGAGAGTTCCGATGCCGTCGGATGCCCAGGTGGTGTAGACGGCGTCGTCCGCGGCGGGAC
This genomic window from Gordonia sp. PDNC005 contains:
- a CDS encoding LysM peptidoglycan-binding domain-containing protein gives rise to the protein MSQALITRPAAGIARGPQNARVAAMTCDIPLVEARRIDHTTPRVDGDVCRPTGRGRRRSAGVDSLKHEPEAQWEARDRGVVRSGRASRSAGAAAMTNRSNIEAVFRRRRVVGAVLLGAVLAGAVWILAIIGGSYQDAATSDVPAATQVIHVRSGESLTDVARRIAPELPAAGVVAQLRAMNGLETSGLRVSQSLVAPAY
- a CDS encoding 1-phosphofructokinase family hexose kinase, with protein sequence MILTVTANPSIDRTVQLDGPLIPGGVHRPVGVVDQPGGKGVNVARVVDAAGLPTMAVVPAHAGDAFVHHLERAGLPHSAIDVAGDVRVNLTIADPYGVTTKINAPGADLDNAEARSLMTAIVERASHADWLALCGSLPPGLPATWYADVIGALRGVGVHIAVDTSGAPLHHVAAAGPDLMKPNSEELAELTGADPGALESAAADGDPSAAALASISLAGSTGGAVLTTLGGAGAVLAVGGEAWFASAPQVRVRSTVGAGDASLAGYLIAEHAGAGPADRLARAVAYGSAAASLPGTTPPTPGQLDHAGITVTRL
- the nrdR gene encoding transcriptional regulator NrdR, encoding MRCPFCKNDDTRVVDSRVADDGLAIRRRRSCAECGRRFSTVEAAVLSVVKRNGITEPFSREKVMKGVRRACQGRSVDEDALAKLASQVEDTVRGLGSAEIPSNEVGLAILRPLRDLDEVAYLRFASVYKSFESADDFQKEINELRERV
- a CDS encoding fructose-specific PTS transporter subunit EIIC, whose product is MSDPIIAPSLVLLDADAGADTEAVVRTLAALVGESGRSADPSDLIAGALAREASSPTGLPGGIAIPHARAESVTSATLAMARLSRPVDFGAKDGPADIVFLIAAPAGAGSEHMKVLSALARALVRPEFVQSLRDAPDDATIVSLVTDAVTPKPVAPTPTPEPAPAPTGKTSILAITACPTGIAHTYMAADALKLAAERADVDFAVETQGSSGTTPFTAAQLSAADAVIFATDVGVKGRERFAGKPVIESGVKRAINEPDTMIGEAVAASTDPHARRVAAGDGADDTGETNDGGIGVGGRLKQALLTGVSYMIPFVAAGGLLIALGFLIAGYEIGNSHGDSGLSNGAYVALNNTLWDLPPGGLAEYIGGVSFAVGGAAMGLMVAVLAGYISYAIADRPGLAPGFTAGVIAVTVGSGFIGGVVGGLIAGVVALWLSKLPLPQWARGLQPVVIIPLLGTLVTGAVMYMLLAGPLSWVNTSLEDALNSMSGSSKVILGIVIGLMMCFDLGGPVNKAAYAVGVAGLAAADAGAGQWQFMAAVMAAGMVPPLALALATTLRPSLFTEPERENGKAAWLLGASFISEGAIPFAAADPLRVIPSMMLGGAVTGGLSMALGAELRAPHGGVFVLFAMNGTWWKFLIAILVGMVVSAFAVIAAKQIKPRATDDAADTAPAAATA
- the lexA gene encoding transcriptional repressor LexA; translation: MADNPDPLLSTSTLEASLTQRQREVLEVIRKSVRERGYPPSIREIGEAVGLTSTSSVAHQLRTLERRGLLKRDPHRPRAVNVRDDNRTPPADESSESLPTPTFVPVLGRIAAGGPILAEQAVEEVFPMPKELVGDGSLFMLRVVGESMIDAAICDGDWVVVRQQNVAENGDIVAAMIDGEATVKTFKRKDGHVWLLPHNEHFEPIPGDDAAILGKVVTVMRRI
- a CDS encoding DeoR/GlpR family DNA-binding transcription regulator yields the protein MYAEERQQAIANEVRQRGRVSVAELAERFAVTGETVRRDLAVLQRSGSLMRVHGGAVRLDVAAVVDEPDLPSREAARQSEKAAIGVAAQRFLPATGGSVLFDAGSTTYQAATAVSGDARLQLVTNSVPIASSLTGLSRSTVLLIGGRLRPKTQAAVGADAVEAFARLHVSVGFIGTNGLTADHGLSTPDSDEAATKRAMIACCDRVVVLADSTKMNRQELVGFSGLENIDVLITDAGIDPALVTELTEHDIEVVVA
- a CDS encoding putative PEP-binding protein, whose amino-acid sequence is MTKIDAAPVQSADNPFAASSVVTGTPVVGGLAYGPIIRVGERPTYDAAAAPVAEGERESETTRFVDAATVVAARLSDRASHSTGVSAEVLTATAGLARDRGWIGAASKLIAAGRPAPAAAAAATEQFVEMFTKLGGLMAERVTDLRDVRDRVIAELLGLPEPGIPTPEVPSILCADDLAPADTAGLDPALVVGLAMRLGGPSSHTAIIARQLGIPCIVAAADLDDIPTGAHGYVDGATGTIGINPDDALISAAIAAAREQSEKVAAWRGPGATADGEPVLILANVADGVSARAAAEAPVQGVGLFRTELAFLDRATEPTLEEQTALYREVIDAFDGQKVVIRTLDAGSDKPLKFVASADEPNPAMGVRGNRIVSTYPEIRNGQLDALAAAAQGAGAVPWVMAPMIATVDEAREFAGQVRDRGMVPGVMIEVPSAAILADKILAEVDFVSVGTNDLTQYTMAADRMSPELASLTDPWQPAVLALIAMIGEAGEKQAKSVGVCGEAAADPLLACVLVGLGVRSLSSAPAASAAVGLKLGGVTLQQCREAAAAALAATSASGARDAARAVVGA